One genomic region from uncultured Cohaesibacter sp. encodes:
- a CDS encoding efflux RND transporter permease subunit, whose product MGTFFIDRPVFAWVLAIVTMLAGAWSITSLPVAQYPDIAPTTIRVSATYKGATAEAVENSVTKVIEDSLTDVDGVLYTISSSSSGRASLELVFDGAVDPVTAQNDVQTKIGQIESQLPDAVQDAGINLRRSNDSILLVGALVSTDGKHSTLELGNLLEEVVEGPVQRTEGVGGINSFGSGYAMRIWLDPMSLNRYQLTPTDVVSAVEAQNTTVSVGSLGTQPTPEGQQFTATLTAQSQLTTVDQFKQILLKTNDNGGSVYLGDVAKVEIGQEDYGSNSIFKGLNASGFGINLATGANAVDTSAAVRATMEKLKGSLPEGVEVRYAYDTSPFVELSINKVYHTLGEAVVLVVLVLLVFLQSFRATFVPLIAVPVVLLGTLAVLAVTGFTINTLTMFAMVLAIGLLVDDAIVVVENVDRLMHDQGVGPMEATRRSMGQITSALIGIVVVLSAVFFPMAFFGGSTGVIYRQFSVTMIAAMVLSLFVALTLSPALCARFLRKKKEGKEIAPARWFNEGFEKLSRSYGATVRFILKAPFTMLLVLVLVTGGAWMVYERMNSSFLPTEDQGMLMSQIKLPEGSTYKQTKEVVSEVESYLLNEEGDAIDATFAALGFGFGGTGSNQAMMFIKLKDFDQREDSSLDAASVALRVNQHFGSNRQAQIFVMQPPAIMGLGNSGGFSMYLVSRNGNSHDELSEAADQLVALAQKDDRVQNIRSSENEDESALRILIDQPKAESFGVSLSSINAMLSVIFSGTDVNDFDLNGNLRPVIVQGAADYRMQPEDVGKWYISNSDGDMVPFSAFVTTKWEPVAPSLARYDGSSAIKIDGSAGPNTSSGQAMEAMEELAEQLPSGFGVEWTGLSYQERQSGEQAPMLYALSFLIVFLALAALYESWSIPISVMLVVPIGIFGALLAAWLFGQSNDVYFKVGILTTIGLAARNAILIVEFAETLYKQGHDLVEAAVEASLQRLRPIMMTALTFILGVLPLAVATGAGANAQNAIGIGVIGGMVASTFVGVLMVPVLYVVVRRLFGERHDEETEAKA is encoded by the coding sequence ATGGGAACTTTCTTTATTGATCGCCCGGTTTTTGCCTGGGTGCTCGCGATTGTCACGATGCTGGCCGGGGCATGGTCCATAACCAGCCTGCCCGTGGCGCAGTATCCAGATATCGCACCAACAACGATCAGGGTTTCAGCCACCTACAAGGGCGCTACCGCCGAGGCAGTCGAAAACTCCGTTACAAAGGTTATTGAAGATAGCCTCACCGATGTGGACGGCGTGCTTTACACCATTTCAAGCTCCAGCTCAGGGCGCGCATCCCTTGAACTGGTGTTTGATGGTGCTGTCGATCCGGTAACGGCGCAGAATGATGTGCAGACCAAGATCGGTCAGATCGAAAGCCAGTTACCGGATGCCGTACAGGATGCCGGTATCAATCTCAGGCGGTCCAACGACTCCATTCTTTTGGTTGGCGCACTCGTCTCAACGGATGGCAAGCATTCCACTCTGGAGCTGGGTAACCTGCTTGAAGAGGTGGTTGAAGGCCCGGTTCAGCGCACCGAAGGGGTGGGCGGGATCAACTCCTTTGGATCCGGCTACGCCATGCGTATCTGGCTCGATCCGATGTCCCTGAACCGTTATCAGCTGACGCCAACTGATGTGGTGAGTGCGGTGGAAGCTCAAAACACCACCGTGTCCGTTGGTTCTTTGGGCACGCAGCCAACACCTGAAGGCCAGCAATTCACGGCCACGTTGACAGCGCAAAGTCAGCTGACCACCGTCGATCAGTTCAAGCAGATCTTGCTGAAAACCAATGATAATGGTGGCTCCGTCTATTTGGGTGACGTTGCCAAGGTGGAGATTGGACAGGAAGATTATGGCTCTAACTCAATTTTCAAAGGGCTCAATGCATCTGGTTTCGGTATCAATCTGGCGACGGGTGCCAATGCGGTGGATACATCTGCTGCAGTGCGCGCGACAATGGAGAAGCTGAAAGGATCGCTGCCTGAAGGGGTCGAAGTGCGTTATGCCTATGACACCTCGCCCTTCGTGGAACTGTCGATCAACAAGGTTTATCACACGCTGGGTGAAGCGGTTGTGCTGGTGGTGCTCGTTCTTTTGGTCTTCCTGCAGTCCTTCCGCGCCACTTTTGTTCCATTGATTGCAGTGCCCGTCGTGTTGCTGGGTACACTGGCTGTCTTGGCCGTAACAGGCTTTACCATCAACACGCTAACGATGTTTGCGATGGTTTTGGCTATTGGCCTGTTGGTGGATGATGCCATCGTTGTGGTCGAGAATGTGGACCGCCTTATGCATGATCAAGGTGTGGGGCCAATGGAAGCAACCCGACGCAGTATGGGGCAAATTACCAGTGCCTTGATCGGTATCGTGGTTGTGCTCTCGGCGGTGTTTTTCCCGATGGCCTTCTTCGGAGGATCGACCGGCGTGATCTATCGCCAGTTTTCCGTGACGATGATCGCCGCCATGGTGTTGTCTCTCTTCGTGGCTCTAACCTTGTCGCCAGCCCTTTGTGCTCGCTTTTTGCGCAAGAAGAAAGAGGGCAAGGAAATCGCTCCGGCACGCTGGTTTAACGAAGGATTTGAAAAGCTTTCCCGATCTTATGGCGCCACAGTGCGCTTCATCCTGAAAGCGCCCTTCACGATGCTTCTGGTCTTGGTGCTGGTCACAGGAGGCGCCTGGATGGTTTATGAGAGGATGAATTCCTCCTTCCTGCCGACGGAAGATCAGGGCATGCTGATGAGTCAGATCAAGCTGCCTGAGGGATCTACCTACAAGCAGACCAAAGAGGTTGTCTCGGAGGTGGAATCCTATTTGCTGAATGAAGAAGGGGATGCGATAGACGCGACTTTCGCGGCTCTGGGGTTTGGTTTTGGCGGCACCGGTTCCAACCAGGCCATGATGTTCATCAAGCTCAAGGACTTCGATCAGCGCGAGGATAGCTCTCTGGACGCTGCCTCTGTTGCCCTTCGTGTCAATCAACATTTTGGCAGCAACCGACAGGCCCAGATTTTTGTCATGCAGCCTCCGGCTATCATGGGGTTGGGCAATTCGGGTGGTTTTTCGATGTATCTGGTCTCTCGGAATGGCAATAGCCATGACGAGTTGTCTGAAGCGGCAGACCAACTGGTCGCGCTCGCCCAGAAGGATGATCGGGTTCAGAATATTCGATCATCTGAAAATGAAGACGAAAGTGCCTTGCGCATCCTGATCGATCAGCCCAAAGCCGAGAGTTTCGGGGTGTCGCTGAGCAGCATTAACGCCATGCTCTCGGTTATCTTCTCGGGCACGGATGTGAACGACTTCGATTTAAATGGCAACCTGCGCCCTGTTATCGTTCAGGGGGCTGCAGACTACCGCATGCAGCCGGAAGATGTCGGTAAATGGTATATCAGCAACAGTGATGGCGATATGGTGCCATTCAGTGCTTTTGTTACCACGAAGTGGGAGCCTGTTGCGCCCAGTCTGGCACGCTACGACGGGTCCTCGGCAATCAAGATCGATGGCTCGGCCGGACCAAACACCAGCTCTGGGCAGGCCATGGAGGCGATGGAAGAACTGGCAGAGCAGTTGCCAAGCGGATTTGGTGTGGAATGGACAGGGTTGAGCTATCAGGAGCGACAATCTGGTGAGCAGGCGCCAATGCTGTATGCGCTGTCATTCTTGATTGTCTTCCTGGCACTTGCTGCTCTCTATGAGAGTTGGTCAATCCCGATCTCGGTTATGCTTGTTGTTCCCATCGGTATTTTTGGTGCCCTGTTGGCAGCATGGTTGTTTGGCCAATCCAATGATGTCTACTTCAAGGTGGGCATCCTGACGACGATCGGACTAGCCGCGAGAAACGCGATTTTGATCGTTGAATTCGCCGAAACGCTCTATAAGCAGGGGCATGATCTGGTAGAGGCTGCTGTGGAGGCTTCCCTGCAGCGGTTGCGTCCCATCATGATGACGGCGCTTACCTTCATTCTGGGTGTGCTACCCTTGGCTGTAGCCACAGGGGCGGGTGCTAACGCTCAGAATGCAATCGGTATCGGCGTCATTGGTGGCATGGTCGCGTCCACTTTTGTAGGCGTGCTCATGGTGCCGGTTCTCTATGTCGTGGTTCGTCGCCTCTTTGGTGAAAGACATGACGAGGAAACCGAAGCTAAGGCCTGA
- a CDS encoding RNA polymerase sigma factor, translating to MKNATLQSVSKSDMPETVTTKSQLLQARDLVALSDDELLGLIAMGQEEAFQALVERHIDRGYAVAYRILQDGPEAEDVLQDSFLQVWTRRGTWKAGRAKFSTWLFKVVTNRCIDLLRKNRTSAMDELPDLKDDSSNQSAVLEMQEAIDLLEGAVAQLPDQQRIAIVFSYNENMSNSEIAEIMETSVSAVESLLKRGRQKLRQILKAHSSDILSLFTQP from the coding sequence ATGAAGAACGCAACCCTGCAATCTGTTTCAAAATCGGACATGCCTGAGACGGTTACGACTAAGTCGCAACTATTGCAGGCACGCGATTTGGTTGCACTAAGTGATGATGAATTGCTTGGTTTGATCGCAATGGGACAGGAAGAAGCCTTTCAAGCACTCGTTGAGCGTCATATTGATCGTGGCTATGCGGTTGCTTATCGTATCTTGCAAGATGGTCCTGAGGCTGAAGATGTTCTACAGGATTCATTCCTTCAGGTGTGGACACGCAGGGGCACTTGGAAAGCAGGGCGGGCGAAATTCTCGACCTGGCTGTTCAAGGTTGTTACCAACCGCTGCATTGATCTGTTGCGTAAAAATAGAACGTCCGCCATGGACGAACTGCCTGATCTGAAAGATGACAGTTCAAACCAGTCGGCTGTTCTGGAGATGCAGGAGGCAATTGATCTGCTCGAAGGGGCTGTAGCCCAGCTGCCGGATCAGCAGCGCATTGCGATTGTCTTTTCCTACAACGAGAATATGAGCAACAGCGAAATAGCCGAGATAATGGAAACGAGCGTATCCGCAGTGGAATCCCTGCTCAAGCGCGGGCGTCAGAAATTGCGGCAAATACTCAAGGCTCACAGCTCGGACATACTTTCTCTGTTTACTCAGCCTTAA
- a CDS encoding flagellin, translating to MPVISTNIAATIAVRYLNQSSSRLSDSISKLSSGSRISQASDDPAGLAIATGMSSDLSSLEQASVNASNSLALLQTADGGAASVSEILERMKSLASQAASGTVTDDERSYIQTEFAALMEEIDSISESTRYNGVSLLDGSSDYSDDTVETAAVFNSGVSGGYSATASTEDVSASFSINGTKVTVTSLSDGANAEALSAQDLADAINASLQEQGDYTVAASVDESGALVFAGEATGASATLEITNVTGDSGLLAAMGLTEGADVKERGTSVEAVTTGANVVVGVSGNDTINLSIQSLTTDALGLSGLDLSSEDGAAKALSLLDLAVGSVASARAEIGATMSRFEFRSQQIDTSLENLEAARSAIMDVDIAKEMAKMSSERVRVQAAAAAVAQANKVPQYLLKLLQ from the coding sequence ATGCCTGTTATTTCCACGAATATTGCCGCCACCATAGCTGTGCGATATTTGAACCAGAGTTCTAGCCGGCTATCTGACTCTATTTCCAAACTCTCAAGTGGGTCGCGCATCAGCCAAGCATCTGATGATCCGGCTGGCCTGGCGATCGCTACGGGCATGTCCTCAGATCTTTCCAGTCTGGAACAGGCCTCTGTGAATGCGTCAAACAGTCTGGCTCTGTTGCAAACGGCGGACGGCGGAGCGGCATCGGTATCCGAAATTCTGGAGCGCATGAAAAGCCTTGCATCACAGGCAGCTTCAGGCACGGTAACCGACGATGAGCGCAGCTATATTCAAACCGAATTTGCAGCCCTGATGGAAGAGATCGACAGCATCAGCGAAAGCACACGCTATAATGGCGTCAGTTTGCTGGATGGTTCGAGCGATTATTCCGATGATACGGTGGAAACCGCAGCCGTTTTCAATAGTGGCGTATCTGGTGGCTATAGCGCAACCGCATCGACAGAAGATGTAAGCGCCAGCTTCTCGATCAATGGCACCAAGGTAACCGTGACCAGCCTTAGTGATGGGGCCAATGCAGAGGCGTTGTCAGCACAGGATCTGGCGGATGCTATCAATGCCTCCCTGCAAGAGCAGGGTGACTATACGGTAGCGGCTTCGGTGGATGAGAGCGGAGCGCTTGTCTTCGCAGGAGAAGCAACCGGCGCCAGCGCAACGCTTGAGATCACAAATGTGACCGGAGATAGCGGGCTGCTCGCTGCCATGGGACTTACTGAGGGGGCGGATGTCAAGGAACGGGGCACATCGGTTGAAGCCGTGACCACCGGCGCCAACGTGGTGGTGGGCGTTTCCGGCAATGACACGATCAATCTTTCTATTCAATCCTTAACAACAGACGCTCTCGGACTGTCCGGGTTGGATCTGTCTTCAGAGGACGGAGCGGCCAAGGCCCTGTCATTGCTTGATCTGGCGGTCGGTTCTGTCGCCAGCGCGCGTGCCGAGATTGGGGCAACCATGTCTCGCTTCGAGTTTCGTTCGCAGCAAATCGACACAAGCCTTGAAAATCTCGAGGCAGCACGGTCGGCTATCATGGATGTTGATATCGCCAAAGAGATGGCGAAAATGTCTTCCGAGAGGGTGCGCGTGCAAGCCGCAGCCGCTGCAGTGGCTCAGGCCAACAAGGTGCCGCAATATCTGCTCAAGTTGCTGCAATAA